From Aliamphritea hakodatensis:
GTTGATGGTTTTAAAATTGCTCAGCTTATGAAGCTAAATCATCCCGAGGCGTATGAGCTTTTAAGCCATGTAGAGATTCCCGGTCAATATATTGGAGATGGGGCGTATCTGGTTGCTCAGCGCCCCGTATTTCATCATAAAAATGGTCGTCTGCTTCAAGTGAGCTTCAATAATCACGACAGAGCACCCTTTATTTTGCCTGAGCCGCAAATGAGTCAGGTGTATGAAGCGTTAAAGATTTTTGACCGACTCAGTAAAGATGTTAGTAATCAGTTCACTTTAGCCATGCGCCCTGGAGATATGATCATTTTTGATAATTGGCGTCTGCTTCATGGTCGCAAAGCTTTTGAGGGGCAACGTCATATGGCTGGCAGTTATATAAATCGAGAAGATTTTGAAAGTCGTCTGCGTATGCTTCAGCCACGACCACTGGATATGTTAGTTAACCGAGAGCGCATCGATGTCTAGATTTCTGTCAGATAATGTCAGTGGTGCTCACCCTGAGATAGTTCAAGCATTGCTAGAGGCTAATGAGCAAAATTCAGCGCCTTATGGTGATGACCCTTATAGTGATGCGCTTGACCAGATCTTTTCTGAATTTTTTGGTACTCCGGTCTCTGTTATTCCCTGTCTGAGCGGCACTGCAGCGAATGCTCTGGCTATATCGCTCGTAGCGGGGGCCACTCAATCTGTATATGTTCATCAAGACTCTCATATTTACCAGGATGAATGTAATGCTCCGGAGTTTTATAGCTGTGCCCGTTTAATTCCTTTTACAGACGTTGATTCAATCGGCAGTGCCAAATTGACTCAAGAAATGTTTAAAGCAATAGAAGGGCGCAAAGGAGATCGCCACAGCGTACAAGCTGCGGCGATCTCTATTGCCCAAATTAACGAGCTGGGTGAGTTATATCAGCCAGATGAGATTCGGGCACTTGCTGACTATGCGCATGGTCAAGGGCTTAAATTGCATATGGACGGTGCTCGCTTTGCTAACGCAGTGGCGGCTTTAGATTGTCACCCTGCAGATATCAGCTGGCGCTCTGGTGTCGATATACTTTCATTTGGTGCGACTAAGAACGGTTGCTTCGGTGCCGAGGCAGTTGTGCTATTTAACCCTCAACAGAAACAAGAAGCGAAATACCGGGCAAAGCGAGCTGGCCAGTTAGTCTCTAAGATGCGTTTTGTATCAGCGCAGCTTCTCGCCTATATCAAAAATGATTTATGGATAAGAAATGCCCGCGTAGCTAACCTTGCTGCAGAAAAATTGGCTAAACAACTTAGTCAGTTTACAGATATAAAAGCGGAAACGCCTAAAGCCAACATGCTTTATGTCACATTACCTGCTTTTATGACGACCGTACTGAATAAGGCAGAGTTATCAGGGTATTTTGAAGAAGTTGAAAACAACTTGTATTCAATGCGCCTTTGTACTTCATGGGATACTCGTGATGAGGATATAGAAGTATTCATCAAGACGTTACAAGCTGCGGTTCTTGATAACAACTAAGCATAATAAAAATGGATAATTAATGATGAAAATAGCTCAGATATCCTTATATCAGTTTGACGTTCCATTTGCTGGTATTTCCTACAAACTGTCCAGCGGTCGCAGTTTTGAATCGCTGGACAGTACGTTACTTAAAATTGAAACGGCCTGCGGTATAATCGGTTGGGGAGAAATTTGCCCTTGGGGCCGTAATTATTTACCTGAATTTGCAGAAGGTGCCAGAGCAGCGTTATCGGTATTAGCTCCACAGCTTATAGGAACAGATCCCTGTAATTTGAGTGCCTTGAATAAAAAGCTGGATATCCTGTTACAAGGTCATCCTTATGCAAAGGCTGCAATCGATATGGCTTGTTGGGATATACTTGGAAAGTATAGCGGGCAAAGTGTTTTTACCTTACTTGGTGGACGTTGCAGCGACAGTATTCCTTTACTTGGCTCCCTATATAATGGTTCGGTTGATGATATGCTTTCCCGCATTGAACAAGGAAGAGTACAAGGAATCAGTAGTTTTTCATTAAAAGCCAGCGGCATTGCCTACCAGGATCTAGAGACTTTTCAAGCCATCGCTAATCAGCGACTTCCGGAAGAGACTATGATCGTCGATGCCAACGCAGGATGGAGCGTGGCCGCTGCCTTACAGGTATTAACCCGCTTGGATAGTCAGGGACTTATTTTCGAGCAGCCCTGTGCTACTTTGAGTGAATGCTTACGTGTTCGTAATAAAGTTAATTCGCCTTTTATTCTCGATGAGTCGGTTATTAGTAGTGATGATTTAGTCAGAATACTCAACACTAATGCTGCCGATGCCTTGCACTTCAAAATTTCTCGCGTTGGTGGTTTAACAAAAGCACGTATTTTCCGTGACTTCTGCTCCGTAGCGGGCCTCTCCAGTTTTTGGGAGGCGTCTGGTGGTACCGCAATTGCCAATGCTGCTGCAGCCCATATGGCAATATCCTCTCCGGGTGGTGTTCCCCATAAATTCTGGAACTGCCAGGAGTTTAACGCTCACTCCTTATGTGAAGGTGGTCCGCGTTTTGAAAACGGACGAATGTTTGTGGATGATGCGCCTGGTTTGGGCGTAGAGCCGAGTCGGGATATGCTCCAAAATCAGTTGGCAAACTATCACTGATTTGTATCTATAGCAGTTTCCCGGTTGTTATATAAAACTGAAGTTGGGTCTAATAATAATTCGACCGTTTTAACTTAAAATACATACTTCTTATCACTTCTTTAC
This genomic window contains:
- a CDS encoding threonine aldolase family protein, whose product is MSRFLSDNVSGAHPEIVQALLEANEQNSAPYGDDPYSDALDQIFSEFFGTPVSVIPCLSGTAANALAISLVAGATQSVYVHQDSHIYQDECNAPEFYSCARLIPFTDVDSIGSAKLTQEMFKAIEGRKGDRHSVQAAAISIAQINELGELYQPDEIRALADYAHGQGLKLHMDGARFANAVAALDCHPADISWRSGVDILSFGATKNGCFGAEAVVLFNPQQKQEAKYRAKRAGQLVSKMRFVSAQLLAYIKNDLWIRNARVANLAAEKLAKQLSQFTDIKAETPKANMLYVTLPAFMTTVLNKAELSGYFEEVENNLYSMRLCTSWDTRDEDIEVFIKTLQAAVLDNN
- a CDS encoding mandelate racemase/muconate lactonizing enzyme family protein, whose protein sequence is MMKIAQISLYQFDVPFAGISYKLSSGRSFESLDSTLLKIETACGIIGWGEICPWGRNYLPEFAEGARAALSVLAPQLIGTDPCNLSALNKKLDILLQGHPYAKAAIDMACWDILGKYSGQSVFTLLGGRCSDSIPLLGSLYNGSVDDMLSRIEQGRVQGISSFSLKASGIAYQDLETFQAIANQRLPEETMIVDANAGWSVAAALQVLTRLDSQGLIFEQPCATLSECLRVRNKVNSPFILDESVISSDDLVRILNTNAADALHFKISRVGGLTKARIFRDFCSVAGLSSFWEASGGTAIANAAAAHMAISSPGGVPHKFWNCQEFNAHSLCEGGPRFENGRMFVDDAPGLGVEPSRDMLQNQLANYH